CGACAGGTTCTGTCGTGAGCCCGCTGTCCCTCGGTAAAAGGTTGATCAAAAGCACTCCTCGCTTCCGGAGTCGCTCGTCGGCCCGAGCGCTGCGCGGCGCGCAGCGCTCGGAGAACGGCGTCACTCGGGTTCTTCGAACCGCTCGTTCGCCGAGAGATGGCTCCTCCAAAATGTAGGGCTGTTCCTTGCACGCGGCGCTACTCTTTCTCGCACCTCACTCTTCGACCGTGTGGCGAGTTTCCGCCTCGAGACGATCCCGTGGAGAGGATGTAGAAGGAGTTGTCCTCGTGAGACGACGCTAGTCGTCGCTGGGACCAGGAGCAGGATTTGGTTTGTCGTCCACGGGAGCGGCGTCCTCAGCATCGAACAGCGGGCTCTGCTCACCGGGGACGATCGTGTTGAGAATCAGCGCCGAAAGCGCGGTCAGGATCACCGGTTCGCCGAAGAACGTCTGGGCCGCGTTCGGCAGCCCGCTGATTGCTTCGGGAGTGGTCGCAATACCGAGTCCGAGGCCGAGCGAGACGGCGACGATGACCATGTTGCGCCGGTTGAGTTCAGTGTGCAGGACGATCAGCCGGAAGCCGCTGGCGGCGACCATACCGACCATCAGGAGGACCGCGCCACCGAAGACGGCGCTCGGAATGGTCGTGACAAACCCGCCGATCACCGGACTGAGGCCGAGTATCGCGAGAATCACGCCGCTAATACCGACGACGTGGCGGCTCATCACGCCCGTGAAGGAGATAATACCGACGTTCTGGGAGAACGAGGTCACCGGGAACGTGCCGAAGATCGAGCCGAGCGAGCTCAGTGAGCCGTCGTTGAACAGCGCGCCGCGAAACTCGCGGTCGTCAGGGTTGCGCCCCTCCGCGGCGGTGACACCAGACATGTCGCCGACGGTTTCCATCGCGGAGACGAGGAAGAGGAACGCGAAGACGAGAATCGCGATCGGTTCGAACTCGAGACCAAAGTGCATCGGTGACGGGAACGCGACCGGGTCGGCACCCCGCACCGACGAGAAGTCCACGAGGCCGAAACCGTAAACGAAATCCAGCGCGAGTGCGGCGGCGTAGCCGACTACGATCGCGGCGAGAATACTAAGCAATCGTGTTACCCCGCGCGTGAGCATGTTGAGACCCACTGCGATGGCCAGCACGAGCGCCGCCAGGCCGATGTGGTGGACAGCGCCGAACTCGCCGGCCTCCTGTGCTGCGGAGCCGCCGGCAGCGTAGTCCATCCCCGTCGGGATCAGGTAGAGTCCAATAATCACGACGACGAGTCCGGTCACGAGCGGCGGAAAGAACGGTTTGATGCGCTTGAACTGCCAGCCGATGACGCCCTCGACGACAAAGCCGGTGACGAGAATCGCCCCGAAGACGGCGGCCATACCGAACTCGATGCCGATCGTCGTCGCCGCGCCGACGAACGTGAAACTCGAGCCCATGACGATCGGCAGTTTCGCGCCGACGGGACCGATCGTGTACGCCTGGATAACAGTCGCCAGCCCCGAAAAGAGCAACACCATCTGGACGATGTAGGCCGTGTCGGCCGAACTGAGCCCGACGTTGCCGGCGACGATGTACGCCACCGCCGTCGCCGGCACGATCATCACCGCCACGTGTTGCAACCCGAGCAGGATCGACTTTGCCATCGGCGGCTTCTCGTCGAGGCCGTACTCGAGTTCGATGCCATCCCCTGGTTCGTTCGTCATCTATGACTGGGGTCTGATGATCGAGGGGTAAAAAATTTCGTATATGCGCTTAGAACTGCGCCTGGATTGCCCCATAATATGCACTATTGTGTATATAATCTGGTTCCGTGGAACGCAGCATGTGCACAGCACACGCTCATCAGTTCGTGTATGGGGTGAGTGTGCTCCGTACTCGAGTCCGATTCGGTTACAAAACCGCGATCAGTGAACGACGACCTCGCCGTCCTCGACCGTGATGTCGATGAGACTCGTCGCGTCGAACTCGGTGTCGTCGAGGGCGGAGGGGCCGACTTTTCGCATGACGACGACGATATCGGAGATGTCAGCGCCGATGTCGTCCAGGGCGGTACAGATTGAGGCAAGGGTGCCGCCAGTCGAGAGCATGTCGTCGATGATGACGACGCGGTCGCCGGGTTCGACGTCGTTGATGTACATCTCCGATTCGGAGTAGCCGGTCTCCTGGTGGAGCGAGACCTCGCCCTCGAGGCCGTATTCGCGCTTGCGGATGACGACGAGTGGGATGTCCGTCTGGAGCGAGACGGCGGTTGCGAGGTGGATGCCCATCGCTTCGGGGGCGACGATTTTGTCGACGTTCAGGTCGGCGGTTTGCATGACTTCGATGACGACCTCGCGCAACAGTGCGGGGTCGAGCATCGGGACGCCGTTGCTGATCGGGTGGACGAGGTACTCGTAGCCGTCCTTGTCGACGATTGGTGCGTCGTCGAGCGACGCGAGGAGTCGATCCATGGGGTGGGTTGGGTCAATCGTGGCAAAAGGGGTTCGTTCTCGGCTCCGGTTGAGGGTGGTTCGCTCAGGAGGCCAGGAGATCGTGGGTGTTGGTGCTGTCTCCGGTTATTCGTCGTGATCCGAGTTGGCGTCACCGTTGTCACTGTCTGAGTCGGTGTCACCGTTGTCACTGTCTGAGTCGGTGTCGCCGTTTGCGCGGTCTGAATCGGTGTCGCCGTTTGCGCGGTCTGAATCGGTGTCGCCGTCGTCGGCATCCGAATCGCTGTCTGTATCAGTATCACCGTAGTCGTCGTTCGAGTCGCTATCAGAATCTGTGTCGCTATCGCTATCCGTATCGGTATCGCCGTCGGTACTCGAGTCAGAATCCGAATCTCGCCCGCCTGGCGGGTGCATCAGCGCAGTTTCCGGGTCGGCTGGCTCCGTCTCAGTCACAGTCACAGTCTCAGTCTCAGTATCTGTCACAGGGCCAGTATCGACCTCGCTACGTGCTTTGGAATCGTTTTTCCTCTTCTCGCCGTGGTCGCTCTCAGCAGCGGCTGCACGCTCGCGAATCCGGTCCGGTGCCAGCAGATACAACGCGATCGGCGGGACGACGTAGCTGGCGACCGCGAGCGCGGCAAACCACGGATCGAGAAAGACGAGCAGCCCGAAGATCGCGAGTCCCGCCGCGGCGGCCGCGTGCGCAGCTGTCTTCGTATAGTTGCGGTAAAACACCCAGAAATCGCTGAGTGCTGCCACCGCGTGGGAGTTTGCTGACCGCCCCATGCGAACTGTACACGACCAAGCGGGAAACCATTTGTCGCACGGGCCCCTACACACAGCCGATGAGAGAGTTCGTCTTCGCCCTGGAGTACGAACCGGGAACCAACCCGGTCGCCGACGTCCTCGCGGACCACCCTGACGCGTCGGTCCGCTCCCTGTCGTGTCACGTCAGCGCCGACAGCCTCTGGCGCGTCGACCTCGCGACTGGCTCCGAGACCGCCCTCGCTGAACTGGAGGCCGCCTACGAGACGGCGGACTACTTCGCCGACTGTCTCGTGAAGGACGACTGCGGTGCAGACTGTGAGGTCCAGGTTCTCGACCGCTCGAGTGATACGCTCGTCGTCTACACCTACTGGGACCGAACCGATGTCTGCACGTCGGTCCCCCACGTCGCCCGCGAGCACCTCGGCGACGGAATGCTGTTCGAGACCTACCGTGAAGGCGGACGCTACCGCTGGCGGATCGTCCTCGCGAGCGATGCACCGATCCACGCGTTCTTCGACGCACTCGGCGAGGAGGTCGGCGAGTGTACCGGCATGGAGATGCTCCGGCTGACGGAACTCGATCCGGAACACGGCGGGAACGGCGCGGCTGCCGGTGCCGAAACCGGCGGTGTCGCCAACGGCGCTCTCGCTGACTCCCTCCCGACGGAACAGCGCGAGGCCCTACAGGCGGCGGTCGACCGCGGCTACTACGAGACGCCTCGCCGGATCGACCTCTCGGAACTCGCCGAGGAACTCGACGTCCCGCGCTCGACGCTCTCCTATCGCCTCCGCCGAGCCGAGGCGACGCTTGCAACGACGTTCGTCAGCGAGGCAGACTCGATCGAGCAGTTAGCTGCTGGACTCTAGTCCGCAGTTTCTGGCCTTTTCAGCTACTCGCCAGCCCGTCCTGGCAACACTTGGCTATAGTAACAACTGCAACTAGTTACACACTGATCGCCGAGCAGGCTGGCGATCAGGTGTGTATTGACTTGCAGTGGCTACTATAGAGTCTGGTGTCGCTGTGGTACTCGAGTACAGCTGAGAGAAAGAATATGTGAGAGAAGGCACTCTCTCGCGCTACTGACCAGTCCACAACACTGTTACTGGTGCCAACCAATTCTCAAACGTGCCGCCGACACCGAACCGACAACTGCAGATTCGAATCGCTGGTGCGCTCGCGCTGGTGATCGCTGTCAATGGCGTTCTCCTCGCGGCGCTGGCCTGGAGCGCCGTCGCCATCCTCGGGGCGGGTGGCTGGTCGGTGTCGTTCGATGGTGGACTGCCTGTGGCGGTCGCACTCGTCCTCGTGAGTGCCGTGGCTCTCGTCGCGATGCAGGCCCGCTACGGCACGCGAACCGTCGTCTCGGGGCTCGACATGACCGAAATAGAGGGCGATGGCCCCCGAACCGTCGGCGGACGCGTTCGACGACTGGCCGCACAGGCGGACGTCCCGCTCCCGTCGGTCGCTGTCGCCGACCGAGACGAACCCGCCTGTCTGACCGTCGGCACCCAGCGCTCGCCGACAATCGTGGTCACCACAGGGCTGCTCGACCAACTCGACGACGACGAACTCGACGCCGCGCTCGCACACGAAGTCGCCCACATTGCAAATCGTGACCTCCCGGTCGTCACGGCCGTCGCCGCAGCGGTCGCAATCGGCGACCGACTACTCGAACGTGAACGGAAACTCCGCGGTGTACTCGAGGGAGTGGCGATGATCGCTCTTTTCTCGGGCATTGGTGCCATCCTTTTCGCGGTTCCGATTCTCGTACTTGCGGTGATCTTCCTCCTCGTGAGTACCGTTGCACGTGTGGTGCTCGCGATGAACTCGATTGCGCTTGGGCTGTTTTCGAAGACGCGCGAGTACGCTGCCGACCGTGGTGCGAGTCAGCTCACCGGCGATCCGGCCGCGGTCGCGAGCGCGCTTGCGGTGCTCGACGACGAGTGCAACATTCCGACACGGGACGCGCGCCTCCACGCGAGTGCAACGCTTGGAATCGTTCCCCAGCCGCTGCCGCTTGAGCGGGCAGCCGACGATGACGGTGACGCTGGCGATGATACCGAGGAAGAACACTGGTTCGATCGCTGGTTCGTCAGCCAGTTCCAACTGGAGACAGTCGACGCAGACGACTCGGATGAGAGCGAATCACCGGGATACATCGACCGACAGGTGGGACGAATCAAGGCGTGGATTCGGCGAACGATCGTATCCCCGATTCGATCCGGCGCTCGGCGGGTACTCATGTGGCGACCGCCGACTCACCCGTCGACCGAGTCACGGATCGAGCGTTTGCAGGCGGACGACCGTCGGTATCGCCGATAACAACCGTTTGCTTTCCGTCAGCAGCTGTGTCTCACAGCTTACTCCGTTGTGGCCTCGGCTGTGACAAATGCGTAGTTGGCGTCTCCCGACTCCCGAGTTGGCGCACGCCAAATAACCTGTATGCTATCTCAGCCAGTAGACACTGGTAATGAGAGATTCCACCCCCGGTGTGCCGCCCGATTCGGCGGATTCGGCGGGCTCGACGGATGCGACGGACGCGAATCAGTGTGCGGATGACTGCTGCTCGGACGAGAACTCGAGTACCACACGCACACTCGAGTTACGGATCCCCGAGATGGACTGTCCCTCCTGTGCGGGTAAGGTGACGAACAGCGTCGAGCGACTCGAGGGTATCGACGACCTCAACGCGCAGGTGACGAGCGGCCGGCTGCTGGTGTCCTACGACGAGACAGCGACGAGAGAGTCGGAGATCCGAGACCGCGTTCGTGCGGCGGGGTACGAAATCGTTGGCGAGCGTAGTGGCAGCGATGCCGGTGCTGACGGAACTGCCGGAACCGCCGGTACCGCATCGGCAGGCGAGCACTCGTTCTCGGTCCCCGAAATGGACTGTGCCTCGTGTGCATCCAAGGTCGAGAACGCACTCGAGTCCGCCGACGGCGTGAGCAAAATCGAGACCCAGCCCACGTCGGGCCGTGTCACCGTCTCGACCGACGGCGACACCGACACCGCAACTGTCGTCGCCGCCATCGAATCTGCCGGCTACGACGCCACGCCGATCGACGACGGCAGCAACCGGATGGGCGACAAACAGGCCGTCTGGA
The DNA window shown above is from Natrialba magadii ATCC 43099 and carries:
- a CDS encoding helix-turn-helix domain-containing protein — translated: MREFVFALEYEPGTNPVADVLADHPDASVRSLSCHVSADSLWRVDLATGSETALAELEAAYETADYFADCLVKDDCGADCEVQVLDRSSDTLVVYTYWDRTDVCTSVPHVAREHLGDGMLFETYREGGRYRWRIVLASDAPIHAFFDALGEEVGECTGMEMLRLTELDPEHGGNGAAAGAETGGVANGALADSLPTEQREALQAAVDRGYYETPRRIDLSELAEELDVPRSTLSYRLRRAEATLATTFVSEADSIEQLAAGL
- a CDS encoding uracil-xanthine permease family protein, whose amino-acid sequence is MTNEPGDGIELEYGLDEKPPMAKSILLGLQHVAVMIVPATAVAYIVAGNVGLSSADTAYIVQMVLLFSGLATVIQAYTIGPVGAKLPIVMGSSFTFVGAATTIGIEFGMAAVFGAILVTGFVVEGVIGWQFKRIKPFFPPLVTGLVVVIIGLYLIPTGMDYAAGGSAAQEAGEFGAVHHIGLAALVLAIAVGLNMLTRGVTRLLSILAAIVVGYAAALALDFVYGFGLVDFSSVRGADPVAFPSPMHFGLEFEPIAILVFAFLFLVSAMETVGDMSGVTAAEGRNPDDREFRGALFNDGSLSSLGSIFGTFPVTSFSQNVGIISFTGVMSRHVVGISGVILAILGLSPVIGGFVTTIPSAVFGGAVLLMVGMVAASGFRLIVLHTELNRRNMVIVAVSLGLGLGIATTPEAISGLPNAAQTFFGEPVILTALSALILNTIVPGEQSPLFDAEDAAPVDDKPNPAPGPSDD
- the hpt gene encoding hypoxanthine/guanine phosphoribosyltransferase, which codes for MDRLLASLDDAPIVDKDGYEYLVHPISNGVPMLDPALLREVVIEVMQTADLNVDKIVAPEAMGIHLATAVSLQTDIPLVVIRKREYGLEGEVSLHQETGYSESEMYINDVEPGDRVVIIDDMLSTGGTLASICTALDDIGADISDIVVVMRKVGPSALDDTEFDATSLIDITVEDGEVVVH
- a CDS encoding M48 family metallopeptidase; this translates as MPPTPNRQLQIRIAGALALVIAVNGVLLAALAWSAVAILGAGGWSVSFDGGLPVAVALVLVSAVALVAMQARYGTRTVVSGLDMTEIEGDGPRTVGGRVRRLAAQADVPLPSVAVADRDEPACLTVGTQRSPTIVVTTGLLDQLDDDELDAALAHEVAHIANRDLPVVTAVAAAVAIGDRLLERERKLRGVLEGVAMIALFSGIGAILFAVPILVLAVIFLLVSTVARVVLAMNSIALGLFSKTREYAADRGASQLTGDPAAVASALAVLDDECNIPTRDARLHASATLGIVPQPLPLERAADDDGDAGDDTEEEHWFDRWFVSQFQLETVDADDSDESESPGYIDRQVGRIKAWIRRTIVSPIRSGARRVLMWRPPTHPSTESRIERLQADDRRYRR